In Bremerella cremea, one DNA window encodes the following:
- the argS gene encoding arginine--tRNA ligase has translation MNILALLKARFQPVLESMSADVAPLLEMIRPAGDPKFGDYQANFAMGLAKKVGKNPRDLATEIVAATSLEDLCEPPEVAGPGFINLKLRDDWLQMQLSAAQADTRVGVEKAAESKTYIVDYSSPNVAKPMHVGHIRSTVIGDSLCRTLKFMGHNAISDNHLGDWGTQFGMIIYGYKNFVDQDAYKAAPVPELSRIYRVVRSLMDYFDAKNALPKLIEKLAERTAEYETAKNAPETSDKAEAKKQKKEVGRLQSQIKELNEEIEATKEKVAKTDDSPQLAKLAAEHANISTAVLQETAKLHAGDEENLALWKEFLPFCEDEIKRVYERLNVTFDHQLGESFYHDRLAAVVEDFEKRGLAKESEGATCVFLEGFKAPMIIRKRDGAFLYSTTDLATIAYRMETWKPDAILYVVDFRQGDHFDKLFAATRLWGYTDIELKHVSFGTVMGDDGKPFKTRSGDTVGLEGLLDEAVSRAYKIVQDAGAAGGDALEESQQKAVAETVGIAALKYGDLSQNRESDYKFSYDKMLALNGNTSTYMQYAYARVQSIFRKGEVDIDALRTSGAKIVLGHPAERQLALAILRFSEALDDVLVDYRPNYLTNYLFDQLAKSYSGFFENCPVLKAETEEQKNSRLLLCDLTARVIQQGLGLLGIQTVEKM, from the coding sequence ATGAACATTCTTGCCCTGCTTAAGGCCCGGTTTCAGCCTGTTTTGGAATCGATGTCCGCTGATGTCGCTCCTTTATTGGAAATGATCCGCCCTGCTGGCGACCCTAAGTTCGGCGACTATCAGGCCAACTTTGCGATGGGCTTGGCCAAGAAGGTGGGCAAGAATCCACGTGATCTGGCAACCGAGATCGTGGCTGCGACCAGCTTAGAAGATCTGTGCGAACCGCCAGAGGTGGCCGGGCCTGGCTTCATTAACTTGAAGCTTCGCGACGATTGGCTGCAGATGCAGCTATCCGCCGCCCAGGCCGATACACGGGTGGGTGTCGAGAAGGCGGCCGAGTCAAAGACGTACATTGTCGACTATTCCTCGCCGAACGTCGCCAAGCCGATGCACGTGGGGCACATCCGTAGCACGGTGATCGGCGATTCCCTTTGTCGCACGCTGAAATTCATGGGGCACAACGCGATCAGTGACAATCACCTGGGAGACTGGGGAACCCAGTTCGGGATGATCATCTATGGCTATAAGAACTTCGTCGATCAAGACGCTTACAAAGCAGCACCGGTGCCAGAGCTTTCGCGGATCTATCGTGTTGTGCGGAGCTTGATGGATTACTTCGATGCGAAGAACGCGTTGCCGAAGTTAATTGAAAAGCTGGCCGAACGAACCGCAGAGTATGAAACTGCCAAGAACGCCCCGGAAACAAGCGACAAAGCAGAAGCCAAGAAGCAGAAGAAGGAAGTTGGCCGGCTGCAATCGCAAATCAAAGAATTGAACGAAGAGATCGAAGCGACCAAAGAGAAAGTCGCCAAGACCGACGATTCGCCGCAACTGGCCAAGCTTGCCGCCGAGCATGCCAACATCAGCACCGCCGTCCTGCAGGAAACCGCCAAGCTGCACGCTGGCGATGAAGAAAATCTCGCCCTTTGGAAAGAGTTCCTTCCGTTCTGCGAAGACGAAATCAAACGGGTTTACGAGCGGTTGAACGTCACGTTCGATCATCAACTGGGGGAAAGCTTCTATCACGATCGTCTGGCCGCTGTGGTCGAAGACTTCGAGAAGCGTGGCCTGGCGAAAGAATCCGAGGGGGCAACGTGCGTCTTCCTCGAAGGCTTCAAGGCCCCGATGATCATCCGCAAGCGAGACGGCGCGTTCCTCTATTCAACGACCGACCTGGCGACGATCGCCTACCGAATGGAAACCTGGAAGCCGGACGCCATTTTGTACGTGGTCGACTTCCGCCAGGGAGATCACTTCGACAAGTTGTTCGCAGCGACCCGGCTCTGGGGTTACACCGATATCGAACTAAAGCATGTCAGCTTTGGCACGGTGATGGGTGACGACGGCAAACCGTTCAAAACGCGTTCGGGCGATACGGTGGGCTTGGAGGGTTTGCTCGATGAAGCAGTGTCGCGGGCCTATAAAATTGTGCAAGATGCGGGTGCCGCAGGAGGCGATGCCCTGGAAGAATCGCAGCAGAAAGCGGTTGCTGAAACGGTAGGGATCGCGGCGCTGAAGTATGGCGACTTGTCGCAGAACCGTGAATCGGACTACAAGTTCAGCTACGATAAGATGCTGGCGCTCAACGGCAATACGTCGACTTACATGCAGTACGCTTATGCCCGCGTGCAAAGCATTTTCCGCAAAGGGGAAGTCGATATCGACGCTCTGCGAACCAGCGGCGCGAAGATCGTACTGGGGCATCCGGCCGAACGGCAACTGGCTTTGGCGATCTTGCGATTCTCGGAAGCGCTGGACGATGTGTTGGTCGACTATCGCCCGAACTACCTGACCAACTACTTATTCGACCAGCTGGCCAAGTCGTACAGCGGTTTCTTTGAAAACTGCCCAGTGCTGAAGGCCGAAACAGAAGAGCAGAAGAATAGCCGCCTCTTGCTTTGCGATCTGACGGCTCGGGTGATACAACAGGGCCTGGGTTTGTTGGGTATTCAGACGGTCGAAAAGATGTAA
- a CDS encoding DNA-methyltransferase encodes MPRKVASKASPSFQLNTVFHGHARSVLATFPDEVVDCVVTSPPYFQQRNYDGDDQIGQEKKPEEYVASLVDVFREVRRTLKESGALWLVLGDKYLDGELLGLPWQVALALRADGWKLRSDVIWHKPNAMPSSVKTRPTTDHEYIFLLVKNNQYFYDADAIREPHVTFSENSKMKGGRNHFHRRGSTPEAGKNGGNSNLHDARWDQAFHPKGRNKRTVWSVPLSKFRNAHFAVFPETLVETCINATCPEDGVVLDPFLGSGTTAVVAQRLGRSYLGVDQSARYVEMARGRLAEAKRGQQDLPGIKR; translated from the coding sequence ATGCCAAGGAAGGTCGCAAGCAAAGCTTCGCCAAGCTTTCAGCTGAACACCGTTTTTCACGGTCACGCGCGAAGTGTCTTGGCGACGTTCCCTGACGAGGTCGTCGATTGTGTGGTGACCAGTCCCCCTTACTTTCAGCAGCGCAATTACGACGGCGACGACCAGATCGGGCAAGAGAAGAAGCCTGAGGAGTACGTCGCCAGCCTCGTCGATGTCTTCCGCGAGGTTCGCCGCACGCTGAAGGAGAGCGGCGCCTTGTGGTTGGTATTGGGAGATAAGTACCTCGATGGCGAACTGCTGGGGTTGCCGTGGCAAGTGGCTCTCGCGCTACGGGCCGATGGTTGGAAACTGCGGAGCGACGTGATTTGGCACAAGCCGAACGCGATGCCCAGTAGCGTGAAAACCCGTCCGACGACTGATCACGAGTACATCTTTCTGCTGGTAAAAAACAACCAGTATTTCTACGACGCCGATGCCATCCGCGAGCCGCACGTCACCTTCAGCGAGAACAGCAAGATGAAGGGGGGCCGCAATCATTTTCACCGTCGCGGCAGCACGCCTGAGGCTGGCAAGAACGGCGGTAACAGCAACCTGCATGATGCAAGGTGGGATCAAGCTTTTCATCCCAAGGGGCGTAATAAGCGAACCGTCTGGTCCGTGCCCCTCTCGAAGTTTCGCAATGCCCACTTTGCGGTCTTCCCCGAAACGCTGGTCGAAACCTGTATCAACGCGACTTGCCCGGAAGATGGTGTGGTGCTTGATCCGTTTCTGGGGAGTGGTACGACGGCGGTGGTGGCGCAGCGGCTAGGTCGCAGCTACTTGGGTGTCGATCAATCGGCCAGGTACGTCGAAATGGCACGCGGCCGTTTGGCGGAAGCGAAACGCGGACAACAGGATTTGCCTGGGATCAAGCGATAA
- a CDS encoding sialidase family protein, whose protein sequence is MNLKPIIGSLLALFVGLLALSPACVAADTVAVSLPKVIGHDTPAFVASEEIFPVDQRPTNNSHASTIVETPEGLVAAWFGGTHENNPDVGIWISRNTGNGWTTPIEVAHGEESQGVRYPTWNPVLFQPKEGPLMLFYKVGPSPSRWWGMLMTSTDNGVTWSDPKRLGENDAIGHLIGPVKNKPIQLADGTIVCPSSTEHKGWRVHFEISKDQGQTWEVIGPINDAKLFNAIQPSILTYADGKMQIVCRTRESVVASAWSEDGGQTWSVLSATELPNPNSGTDAVTLKDGTQLLVYNHTIKQSEFPAGRNMLNVALSADGQSWHPVLTLERQPGEYSYPAVIQTSDGKVHITYTYRRETIKHVVLDPSRLKIPTATPAK, encoded by the coding sequence ATGAACCTGAAGCCAATCATCGGTAGCTTGCTCGCCCTTTTTGTTGGCCTGCTTGCTCTTTCCCCTGCCTGCGTGGCCGCCGACACTGTTGCAGTGTCGCTTCCTAAGGTAATTGGCCACGACACCCCTGCTTTTGTGGCGTCGGAAGAGATTTTTCCAGTCGATCAGCGTCCGACCAACAACAGCCACGCCTCGACCATTGTCGAGACCCCAGAGGGGCTGGTTGCGGCTTGGTTCGGCGGCACGCACGAAAACAACCCTGACGTCGGAATCTGGATCTCACGCAACACCGGCAACGGCTGGACCACGCCTATCGAAGTTGCTCATGGCGAGGAATCGCAAGGCGTTCGCTACCCAACCTGGAACCCGGTCCTCTTTCAACCCAAAGAAGGGCCGCTGATGCTGTTCTATAAGGTCGGCCCCAGCCCGAGCCGCTGGTGGGGCATGTTAATGACTTCAACCGATAACGGAGTGACCTGGAGTGACCCTAAACGCCTGGGCGAAAATGATGCGATCGGTCATTTGATTGGCCCGGTGAAGAATAAACCGATTCAACTGGCAGACGGAACCATCGTCTGTCCTTCCAGCACCGAACACAAAGGCTGGCGGGTTCACTTCGAGATATCCAAAGACCAAGGTCAAACCTGGGAAGTGATCGGCCCCATCAACGACGCCAAGCTCTTCAACGCCATCCAGCCCAGCATCTTGACCTATGCTGATGGCAAAATGCAGATCGTCTGCCGCACGCGCGAAAGCGTCGTCGCTTCGGCTTGGTCGGAGGATGGTGGCCAGACCTGGAGCGTGCTAAGTGCCACCGAACTTCCCAATCCGAACTCTGGGACCGATGCCGTCACCTTGAAAGACGGCACACAGCTTCTCGTTTACAACCACACCATCAAACAGTCAGAGTTCCCCGCTGGTCGCAACATGCTGAATGTGGCCCTCTCAGCCGATGGTCAATCCTGGCACCCGGTGCTAACTCTGGAACGACAGCCGGGCGAATACTCGTATCCGGCGGTCATTCAAACCTCGGATGGGAAGGTACATATTACCTACACCTACCGCCGCGAGACCATCAAGCACGTGGTTCTCGATCCATCGCGGCTGAAGATCCCCACGGCAACGCCGGCGAAGTAA
- the gap gene encoding type I glyceraldehyde-3-phosphate dehydrogenase, with the protein MAVKVAINGFGRIGRLTFRNMISRPEEFEVVAINDLTDNEMLATLLKYDSTHRRFPGTVEFDSEGLTVNGKKIKVLEERNPANLPWGDLGVDVVIESTGVFTGKKTDSKPGYDSHLDAGARKVVLSAPAKDAPDLTCVLGVNDDQLTAEMTTVSNASCTTNCLAPVAKVLNDTFGIENGLMTTIHAYTNDQNVLDLPHKDPYRARAAAQNIIPTSTGAAKAVALAIPELKGKLTGIAMRVPVPTGSVVDLTANLSKEATVEEINAAVKAAAEGPMKGILAYTEDPIVSSDIIGDPHSSIFAAPFTAVISGKLVKVVSWYDNEAGYSARTADLVKKLGTL; encoded by the coding sequence GTGGCAGTAAAGGTTGCAATCAACGGTTTTGGACGCATCGGTCGACTCACCTTCCGCAACATGATTTCTCGCCCTGAGGAGTTCGAAGTTGTCGCGATTAACGACCTGACCGACAACGAAATGCTGGCAACGCTGTTGAAGTACGACAGCACCCACCGCCGCTTCCCAGGCACCGTCGAATTCGACAGCGAAGGCCTGACGGTTAACGGCAAGAAGATCAAAGTTCTCGAAGAACGTAACCCAGCCAACTTGCCATGGGGCGATCTGGGTGTAGATGTTGTGATCGAAAGCACCGGCGTTTTCACCGGTAAAAAGACCGACTCGAAGCCAGGTTACGATTCGCACCTCGACGCTGGTGCTCGCAAGGTTGTCCTGTCCGCTCCGGCCAAGGACGCTCCTGACCTGACCTGCGTGCTGGGCGTGAACGACGATCAACTGACCGCCGAGATGACCACCGTCTCGAACGCCAGTTGCACGACCAACTGCCTGGCTCCGGTTGCCAAGGTGCTTAACGACACCTTCGGTATCGAAAACGGCTTGATGACCACCATCCACGCCTACACTAACGATCAGAACGTGCTGGACCTGCCGCACAAAGATCCTTACCGTGCTCGTGCTGCCGCTCAGAACATCATCCCCACTTCGACCGGTGCTGCTAAGGCAGTGGCTTTGGCCATTCCGGAACTGAAGGGCAAACTGACCGGTATCGCCATGCGAGTCCCTGTCCCAACCGGTAGCGTTGTCGACCTGACCGCGAACCTGTCCAAGGAAGCGACCGTCGAAGAAATCAACGCCGCCGTCAAGGCAGCCGCTGAAGGCCCGATGAAGGGTATTTTGGCTTACACCGAAGACCCAATCGTTTCGTCCGACATCATCGGCGACCCACACAGCTCGATCTTCGCTGCTCCGTTCACCGCGGTCATCAGCGGCAAGCTGGTTAAGGTCGTTTCGTGGTACGACAACGAAGCTGGCTACTCGGCTCGTACGGCTGACTTGGTCAAGAAGCTGGGCACCCTCTAA
- a CDS encoding cation:dicarboxylate symporter family transporter, translating into MTENDQPAQHDSSVRGLILILLGIFLGVMLGLFYGKTMWLASNGPEKQVTRLEATIKQKEKDAAKYRQAAEEATDPQQQQRLNREAGRLEGHIPTIENRLAALKQEVQVVEADKAAGKYGVAQSVWIFCEFCGDLFLQVLKLLVIPLVVTSMISGITSLGDIRKMGRVGLSTIIYYFSTGAIAVFIGIVLVVIIQPGVSADDTFAYRTDTVDAKEGQTTLEVFLDVFRGRQGDPGSGMFPSNLFEAATNTNVLALIVFAIVFGGALTTLGEEGMLVIRFFNVCNQAVMKMVHLVMLFAPVGIFGLVSANIAKNGGGAGFLEQLHAIGWYVATVVIGLTIHAVVLGTLLWTLGKRNPFVYTFNLLRALLTSVSTASSAATLPVTMECVEENNGVSNRAASFVLPLGATINMDGTALYEAVAVIFIAQTLGIDLDMADLVIIFLTASLAAVGAAGIPEAGLVTMVIVLQAVGLPMTGIGTILAIDWFLDRLRTTVNVYGDACGAGIIDTMVVQKQATAVE; encoded by the coding sequence ATGACCGAAAACGACCAACCCGCTCAGCACGATAGCAGCGTGCGAGGCCTGATTCTTATTCTATTGGGCATTTTTCTCGGGGTGATGCTGGGCTTGTTTTACGGCAAGACGATGTGGCTGGCCTCGAATGGGCCAGAGAAGCAAGTCACTCGCCTGGAAGCCACGATCAAGCAAAAGGAAAAGGACGCCGCCAAGTATCGGCAAGCAGCCGAGGAGGCAACCGATCCCCAGCAACAGCAGCGACTCAATCGGGAAGCTGGTCGGCTTGAAGGGCATATTCCCACCATCGAGAATCGGCTCGCTGCTTTGAAGCAAGAGGTTCAAGTTGTCGAAGCCGATAAAGCTGCTGGCAAGTATGGTGTGGCGCAGTCGGTGTGGATCTTCTGCGAGTTCTGCGGCGATCTCTTCCTGCAAGTCCTCAAGCTGTTAGTGATTCCATTGGTGGTGACCAGCATGATCAGCGGGATTACCTCGCTGGGGGACATCCGCAAGATGGGGCGAGTCGGGCTTTCGACCATTATCTATTACTTCAGCACCGGGGCGATTGCCGTCTTCATTGGAATTGTGCTGGTGGTGATCATTCAGCCAGGCGTCTCGGCAGACGATACGTTCGCTTATCGAACCGATACGGTTGACGCGAAGGAAGGGCAGACCACGCTCGAGGTCTTTTTGGATGTGTTCCGTGGCCGCCAAGGAGACCCTGGCAGCGGCATGTTTCCCTCGAACTTGTTTGAAGCGGCGACCAATACCAACGTGCTAGCGCTGATTGTGTTTGCCATCGTATTTGGTGGGGCGTTGACCACCCTCGGAGAAGAAGGGATGCTCGTGATCCGCTTCTTCAATGTGTGTAATCAGGCGGTCATGAAGATGGTTCACTTGGTGATGCTGTTTGCACCGGTCGGTATCTTTGGGTTGGTTTCCGCCAACATCGCCAAGAACGGGGGAGGTGCCGGATTCCTCGAACAGTTGCATGCGATTGGCTGGTACGTGGCGACCGTTGTGATTGGTTTGACAATTCACGCAGTCGTGCTGGGCACGCTGCTCTGGACGCTAGGGAAACGCAATCCGTTTGTTTACACCTTTAACCTGCTGCGGGCACTGCTTACATCGGTCAGCACGGCCAGCAGTGCCGCGACTTTGCCGGTGACGATGGAATGTGTCGAAGAGAACAACGGTGTCTCGAACCGCGCCGCATCGTTCGTGCTGCCGCTGGGGGCGACCATCAACATGGATGGAACCGCCCTTTACGAAGCGGTCGCCGTGATCTTTATCGCCCAGACATTGGGTATCGATCTCGATATGGCCGACCTGGTGATTATCTTCTTGACGGCATCGTTAGCGGCAGTTGGGGCAGCCGGCATCCCTGAGGCTGGTCTCGTGACCATGGTAATCGTCTTGCAAGCGGTTGGCTTGCCAATGACCGGTATCGGCACCATCCTGGCCATCGACTGGTTCCTCGACCGATTGCGCACGACGGTCAATGTCTACGGCGATGCCTGCGGGGCAGGGATCATCGATACGATGGTCGTCCAGAAACAGGCGACGGCCGTGGAATAG
- a CDS encoding GspE/PulE family protein: MQLPELHQRLLAHNPATETYAEKVVDTLLAGALALQASDVHLQPTSEGILVKVRIDGVLQLLGKLPHGEKTDIAARLKIMAGLLTYRADIPQEGRVGEMSQGQEIRVSTFPALHGERVVIRILWQQVELQQLGDLQLPPAIAADLTALLCESSGMILIAGPAGSGKSTTAYACLRHINAQDEGARSVVTLEDPIESEITGISQSNIRPNAGFDFATGLRSLMRQDPEVILVGEIRDPETAETAMQASLTGQLVLSTFHSGSAAEGVRRLIDMGIPPYMIQSGLLGVLHQRLVRKLCHCASPCDDDNRFGFSIAGMKQPRGCPDCRGTGYVGRTLLAEWLVPHQHRLAKLALESATSADIESWAVRAGMLTRWPQAEQLLASGITSPAEIRRVLGFRDDPAQREGE; this comes from the coding sequence ATGCAACTGCCTGAACTTCACCAGCGTCTGCTGGCACATAACCCGGCCACGGAAACTTACGCCGAGAAGGTTGTCGATACACTGCTTGCTGGGGCATTGGCCCTGCAAGCGAGCGATGTTCATCTGCAACCGACATCCGAGGGCATTCTGGTCAAAGTTCGGATTGATGGCGTGCTACAACTGCTGGGCAAGCTTCCCCACGGCGAGAAAACCGACATCGCTGCCCGACTGAAGATCATGGCCGGGCTGCTGACCTACCGGGCCGATATTCCCCAGGAAGGTCGCGTGGGAGAAATGTCACAGGGACAAGAGATACGTGTGAGCACGTTTCCGGCACTGCATGGCGAGCGGGTCGTTATTCGAATTTTGTGGCAACAAGTCGAGCTCCAACAACTTGGCGACTTGCAGCTTCCCCCTGCCATTGCCGCAGACCTGACCGCACTACTTTGCGAGTCATCAGGCATGATCCTAATTGCCGGGCCAGCAGGTAGCGGCAAGTCGACCACTGCCTATGCTTGCTTGCGGCATATCAATGCCCAGGATGAAGGCGCCCGTAGTGTCGTGACCCTGGAAGACCCGATCGAATCAGAGATTACTGGCATCTCGCAAAGCAACATCCGCCCCAACGCTGGGTTTGATTTCGCAACCGGCCTGCGTAGCCTCATGCGGCAAGACCCCGAGGTGATCCTGGTTGGCGAGATCCGCGATCCGGAAACAGCCGAAACCGCAATGCAGGCCAGCCTGACCGGGCAGTTGGTGCTTAGCACATTTCATAGCGGCAGTGCGGCCGAAGGAGTGCGGCGGCTGATCGATATGGGGATTCCTCCCTACATGATTCAAAGCGGCCTGCTGGGTGTGCTCCATCAACGCTTGGTGCGAAAGCTTTGTCACTGTGCGAGCCCATGCGATGACGACAACCGCTTCGGTTTTTCTATCGCGGGAATGAAGCAGCCGCGCGGTTGTCCCGATTGCCGTGGCACTGGCTACGTGGGGCGTACTCTTCTGGCAGAATGGTTGGTGCCGCACCAACATCGCCTGGCCAAGCTGGCCTTGGAATCGGCCACCTCCGCTGACATCGAAAGCTGGGCCGTCCGAGCCGGAATGCTTACCCGTTGGCCGCAAGCCGAACAGCTACTCGCCTCTGGCATTACCAGCCCTGCCGAAATCCGCCGAGTCCTCGGCTTCCGCGACGATCCTGCCCAGCGAGAAGGTGAATGA
- a CDS encoding undecaprenyl-diphosphate phosphatase — MDVPAWQIILLAVVQGIAEFLPISSSGHLVVLATLLGADPEKFDMIELNIVLHAGTLGSILVVYRKQLYEAFTKDWRLLVLLGLATVPAVIAAVLLKATDADAILESPKVAGVCLLITGAILLLSQKLSQTEESYAETTWWQAWWIGCAQALAILPGISRSGSTICSGQALGLSREGAATFSFLMAVPAILGAITLETAKKLGDAGESESGIPTWLLLLGALVSFAVGWASLVLLLKMVQRGRLHWFAWWCFAVGLFVIVWQMRIGS; from the coding sequence GTGGACGTACCAGCCTGGCAGATCATCTTGCTTGCCGTCGTGCAAGGAATTGCCGAGTTCCTGCCGATCAGTTCTTCCGGCCACCTTGTCGTGCTGGCTACGCTTTTGGGTGCCGACCCTGAAAAGTTCGACATGATCGAGCTGAACATCGTGCTGCATGCCGGAACGTTAGGCTCGATTTTGGTTGTCTACCGCAAACAGCTGTACGAGGCGTTTACCAAAGATTGGCGGCTTTTAGTCTTGCTTGGCTTGGCCACGGTTCCGGCAGTCATTGCGGCAGTCTTACTCAAAGCAACCGACGCCGACGCGATCCTGGAATCGCCCAAGGTGGCTGGCGTATGCCTCTTAATTACCGGAGCAATCCTGCTGCTCTCGCAGAAATTAAGCCAAACGGAAGAGTCGTACGCGGAAACCACGTGGTGGCAAGCTTGGTGGATCGGCTGTGCCCAGGCCCTTGCGATTTTGCCCGGTATCTCCCGCAGTGGTTCGACCATTTGCAGCGGTCAGGCACTGGGGCTTTCCCGTGAAGGGGCCGCAACCTTTTCGTTTTTGATGGCGGTTCCGGCGATCCTCGGAGCCATCACCCTGGAAACCGCGAAGAAGCTAGGGGACGCCGGCGAATCGGAAAGCGGGATACCGACATGGCTGCTTCTTCTGGGGGCACTCGTCAGCTTTGCGGTCGGCTGGGCCTCGCTGGTTTTGCTTTTGAAAATGGTCCAACGCGGTCGTCTGCACTGGTTCGCGTGGTGGTGCTTTGCGGTCGGCTTGTTTGTGATCGTCTGGCAGATGAGGATAGGGAGCTAG
- a CDS encoding RNA polymerase sigma factor — protein sequence MLETHFSGLHGELLGTLYHLLGNMEDAHDALQETFIKCWRNREQLPEIENVRAWIFRIAVNTGRDMRMTAWRRKRQALGDEEQSVPSGEATPGDHAQRSEQMEHLRIAVSKLREEEREVFLLRQNGDLTYEAIAEALSIPLGTVKTRMRMALANLRQHLAPTEKPGKNPL from the coding sequence ATGCTGGAGACCCATTTTTCGGGTCTTCACGGGGAACTATTGGGCACGCTGTACCATTTGCTCGGCAACATGGAGGATGCGCACGATGCCTTACAAGAGACCTTTATCAAATGTTGGCGCAACCGAGAGCAACTACCCGAAATTGAGAATGTGCGGGCATGGATCTTCCGTATCGCGGTGAATACCGGTCGCGATATGCGGATGACCGCCTGGCGGCGTAAGCGACAAGCATTGGGCGACGAAGAGCAATCTGTCCCCAGTGGAGAGGCTACGCCAGGTGACCACGCCCAAAGGTCGGAACAGATGGAACATTTACGGATTGCCGTATCGAAGCTCCGCGAAGAAGAACGGGAGGTATTCCTACTTCGTCAGAACGGAGACCTCACTTACGAGGCAATCGCCGAAGCGCTTTCCATCCCCCTGGGCACGGTCAAAACAAGGATGCGTATGGCCTTGGCTAACCTAAGACAACACCTAGCCCCCACCGAAAAGCCAGGAAAGAATCCTTTATAA
- a CDS encoding sigma-70 family RNA polymerase sigma factor, with translation MWPETDKTQQLLDGARNGDTSARDALLQRHRDSLRRMIEMRLDRRIQQRVDASDIVQEVLVDANRRLVDYLENPKMPFHLWLRHMAKDRIIDAHRRHRVSGKRSVDREQNLNVGFNMDQSSVDLAAQLCDHNATPGAAATMQELHIRFQAAIEELEDQDREVVIMRHFEQLSNQDVAAALDLTPAAASMRYLRAIRRLRSLLGPTAHDD, from the coding sequence ATGTGGCCTGAAACCGACAAAACGCAGCAATTACTCGATGGTGCCCGGAATGGGGACACTTCTGCACGCGATGCGCTCCTTCAGCGGCATCGCGACTCGTTACGGCGAATGATCGAAATGCGCCTAGACCGTCGGATCCAACAACGAGTCGATGCCAGCGATATTGTCCAGGAAGTGCTTGTCGACGCCAATCGACGCTTAGTCGATTACCTGGAAAATCCCAAAATGCCGTTTCACTTGTGGCTGCGGCACATGGCGAAAGATCGCATTATCGATGCGCACCGGCGGCATCGTGTGAGCGGCAAACGAAGTGTCGATCGCGAGCAAAACTTGAATGTTGGTTTCAACATGGACCAATCGTCGGTCGATCTGGCGGCGCAGCTGTGTGACCACAACGCCACGCCGGGGGCGGCGGCCACCATGCAGGAACTGCATATCCGCTTTCAGGCCGCCATTGAAGAACTAGAAGATCAAGATCGCGAAGTGGTCATCATGCGACACTTCGAACAGCTCTCGAATCAGGACGTTGCTGCGGCGCTCGACCTCACTCCGGCTGCGGCCAGCATGCGATACCTGCGGGCCATTCGCCGCTTGCGTTCTTTGTTGGGCCCGACGGCCCACGACGACTAA